Proteins from a genomic interval of Inquilinus sp. Marseille-Q2685:
- a CDS encoding GNAT family N-acetyltransferase, producing the protein MAEAKTMEAVTVRPPVAADLPALADVAWRSTRAAFEHILPAAVLDRKRPEDFARRFAARLPDLRVAVDAHDAQLGFSLMTGSHLDMLFVDPAAQGRSAGTALLADAVARGCRTLESFAHNRLARRFYESRGFRLCRSYRRLYEGLELPFVLYALAEG; encoded by the coding sequence ATGGCTGAGGCGAAGACGATGGAGGCGGTGACGGTCCGGCCGCCGGTGGCGGCGGATCTGCCGGCTCTGGCGGATGTGGCCTGGCGCAGCACCCGCGCCGCCTTCGAGCACATCCTCCCGGCCGCGGTCCTGGACCGCAAGCGGCCGGAGGATTTCGCCCGCCGCTTCGCCGCCCGGCTGCCGGACCTGCGCGTCGCCGTCGATGCCCATGACGCGCAGCTCGGCTTCTCGCTGATGACCGGGTCGCATCTCGACATGCTGTTCGTCGACCCGGCGGCGCAGGGCCGGTCGGCCGGCACCGCCCTCCTGGCCGACGCCGTGGCGCGCGGCTGCCGCACGCTGGAGAGCTTCGCCCACAACCGGCTCGCCCGCCGCTTCTACGAATCCCGCGGCTTCCGACTGTGCCGCTCCTACCGCCGGCTCTATGAGGGGCTCGAGCTGCCCTTCGTGCTCTACGCCCTGGCCGAAGGATGA